In a single window of the Methanobacterium alcaliphilum genome:
- a CDS encoding endonuclease NucS domain-containing protein: MATEIGVWEIIDGKLNPIDTSMESSGDMEKDFEEWIKKYPIVLGQDLLIIGEQTMTRSGPLDFLAIDKSGNLVIIELKRGRLPRDVLAQAIDYVSDVSTWDLDEINNICLKYTGESIEDHLNENFEDVDLENININESQRILLVGFSIDEPLERMIGWLSTNYGVSINALIFKHIETNSGDKLIARTMIIPEEVDEERRNKSSRKIKMSDVPGDYELDDLKSLLKNYFLDKRPTPLRIKNILIPLCIKNKVVTREMIKEKLIRDGEAINVGKAGLILTTMSREIGIAERDYLRQIISYERPNSWEKENYKLVDEFKQTVRELIDV, from the coding sequence ATGGCAACTGAGATAGGGGTCTGGGAAATAATTGATGGCAAATTAAATCCAATTGATACAAGTATGGAATCTTCGGGAGATATGGAAAAAGATTTTGAAGAATGGATAAAAAAATACCCCATAGTATTGGGCCAGGATCTATTAATCATTGGAGAACAAACAATGACAAGATCGGGACCATTGGATTTTTTAGCTATAGATAAATCTGGTAATTTAGTAATAATCGAATTAAAAAGAGGAAGATTGCCTAGGGATGTGTTAGCTCAAGCGATTGATTACGTATCAGATGTTTCAACATGGGATTTAGACGAAATAAATAATATATGCTTGAAATATACTGGAGAAAGCATAGAAGATCATTTGAATGAAAATTTTGAGGATGTTGATCTGGAAAATATAAACATCAATGAATCCCAGAGAATTCTTCTTGTCGGATTTTCAATAGATGAACCACTTGAAAGAATGATTGGATGGTTATCCACAAATTACGGGGTTAGCATCAATGCTTTAATCTTCAAACACATTGAAACAAACAGCGGCGATAAATTAATTGCTAGAACAATGATAATCCCTGAAGAAGTTGATGAAGAAAGAAGAAATAAATCATCACGGAAGATTAAGATGTCAGATGTTCCAGGTGATTATGAACTTGATGATTTGAAGTCATTACTAAAGAATTATTTCTTAGATAAACGTCCGACGCCTCTTAGAATCAAAAATATTCTTATTCCTTTATGTATTAAAAATAAAGTAGTTACAAGAGAAATGATAAAAGAGAAGTTAATTAGAGATGGTGAAGCCATTAATGTGGGCAAAGCAGGATTGATTTTAACTACCATGTCCCGGGAGATTGGAATTGCAGAAAGAGATTATTTGAGACAAATAATATCTTATGAAAGGCCAAATTCTTGGGAAAAAGAGAATTATAAACTCGTAGATGAGTTTAAACAAACAGTCAGGGAATTAATTGATGTTTAA
- a CDS encoding HEPN domain-containing protein: MFNIAKTKEYLWEICKSDEIVDNEFLKNKMLTYWYRNGIAIYLDAKNIKSLRNAINEVRKDETVKFNFLEKHVEDKLKDIISNCHKLPLNERSNLIDNELELFRSELKKEINEWVFWIPIDNLNLLTDNPFSVGNVKFFRLDHTKAEEITEKIKISNTNDERFKTHINNHYINPNIDKIFAEVKVRGVKKYARENGMNQIRMAINVLRLYAHSNQNFGIRGEITPRFYRKSFEFTADYEKKVFPNELIGSVKEFLLNDNLIEFMKNNGFDRLDLMLKTRKPTFFETRILTAIYWFGEAMGTEIFEKEIYEQKKKHHENLEYFKIGEKYIKLSTALESILTFEQYEPIKLNIAERTAFIIGKNYRQRKIIINILKELYDVRSNITHNGYVFVSKSDLQELIYVFRNVIIALLELDKKYKFKSKESITDFFDRLKLKCTSDW, from the coding sequence TTGTTCAATATAGCAAAAACAAAAGAATATCTTTGGGAAATCTGTAAAAGCGATGAAATAGTTGATAATGAATTTTTAAAAAATAAAATGTTGACTTATTGGTATAGAAATGGCATTGCGATATACCTCGATGCCAAAAATATTAAATCACTAAGAAACGCTATAAATGAAGTTAGAAAAGATGAAACTGTCAAATTTAATTTTTTAGAAAAGCATGTTGAAGATAAACTAAAGGATATTATATCCAATTGCCATAAACTTCCTTTGAATGAAAGATCAAATCTTATTGATAATGAATTAGAGTTATTCCGTTCGGAACTTAAAAAAGAAATCAATGAATGGGTATTCTGGATACCAATTGACAATCTTAATCTGTTAACTGATAATCCGTTTTCTGTAGGAAATGTAAAGTTTTTCAGGCTAGATCATACCAAAGCAGAAGAAATTACTGAGAAAATAAAAATTTCGAATACAAACGATGAAAGATTTAAAACCCATATAAACAATCATTACATTAATCCAAATATTGATAAAATCTTTGCTGAAGTTAAAGTTAGAGGAGTAAAAAAATATGCTCGTGAAAATGGAATGAATCAAATTAGAATGGCAATTAATGTTTTAAGATTGTATGCCCATTCAAATCAGAATTTTGGTATACGGGGGGAAATAACCCCTCGTTTTTACAGAAAATCATTTGAATTCACAGCAGATTATGAGAAAAAAGTTTTTCCAAATGAATTAATTGGTTCTGTGAAAGAATTTTTGTTAAATGACAATTTAATAGAATTCATGAAAAATAATGGATTTGATAGACTAGATCTAATGTTAAAAACTCGAAAACCTACTTTCTTTGAAACAAGAATTCTAACTGCAATATATTGGTTTGGAGAAGCTATGGGAACTGAAATTTTTGAAAAAGAAATCTATGAACAAAAGAAGAAACATCACGAAAACTTAGAATATTTCAAAATTGGGGAAAAATATATCAAATTATCTACTGCTCTCGAATCCATATTAACATTTGAACAATATGAACCCATCAAACTAAACATTGCTGAAAGAACTGCTTTCATTATTGGTAAAAATTATCGGCAACGCAAAATTATTATTAATATATTAAAAGAGCTATATGATGTTAGAAGCAATATAACTCATAATGGATATGTTTTTGTTTCAAAAAGTGATCTTCAAGAATTAATTTATGTTTTTAGAAATGTAATCATTGCTCTTTTAGAATTAGATAAGAAATATAAATTTAAAAGTAAAGAAAGTATAACAGACTTTTTTGATAGATTGAAATTAAAATGCACTTCAGATTGGTAA
- a CDS encoding right-handed parallel beta-helix repeat-containing protein yields the protein MKINKAILITFIFLFFLSLNMVSAEDLGNGSAPSTKDIYVSTTGNDTSNTGASADSPYATIGKGVSDANASTNATIYLGEGIFKGTGNTQVEINKAHTSQGGILTIIGAGYNKTFIDGESIDYIFDIKADSIVNLINLTIINGKSTNGGSITNAGILNITDCIFENNYATSNGGVIRSSAGNITISNSRFNNNSAGSYGGVIYSSSTLFNINNSNFTNNYATDSGGALYINGISTRLSNVSNSRFENNYAKGGWSYGGSIYIGYGSLINNTIINSTLTGSNSQGGAVYLSWGDNYLANNTMINCSAATGRYIYAGGYVNAYITFADLYVNKPTATVTATVTDDMGNPIYGYQIYFYANETQLGNANIINGTATLKFTKLMDNGLYNLTGTSSIFGNNQPNIQNGTLEVDIDRSPVTFYVSPNGNDETGDGSKINPYLTMYKAINEGFIRSIYPTIYLMDGTYSGAGNSNITISDLGVLSIIGENYDKAIIDGELTNWIFKFGSYTQANLENLTIKNAKSDVSSYSPVLRTTGSVNIKDCIFENNYSTISSPIIYVDSAAEVNNTVKNLIFRNNIVTGSYYASFYIRKGTIDNSSFINNTNIGSSSGAKNGAAVSSQAITITNSEFINNTNLGTVGESTITGGAVKVNGNFVSINNTYLYNYAAGYGGAVLAQSLTSINDTFIGNNATYGGAFYSYGNITGSIFANNSATTYGGAIYANSNINLHNCSFTNNAAGTNGNDVYLSSSTYDVGKIGSGNLTFESLNSTIISNILKAYLRDSEGNIISGGNVSFYVGGKYIGVAELINGLAQINCIGFDNGIYDITGNYSQADNLTVQGAVLNISAEILDNLDLYISPTGSDDTGNGTESNPYATINKALIEGLEKTQNLFIHLLAGTYKGPGIFNLTLPNAVNLTITGASTNQTFLDGENVNWLFRIIQGFGVTKLNNLTITNSLAPTTVGPTGGDGIIQNYGNMLIENCAFVNNIRTSIVNERSGNLTIKNTYFYNNTGAYNAGAVANFGNAVIDNCLFVANACTNYGSAIFNAYNLQNNATLLVMDTIIRDTITTHSRGAAVYLGSNSTFKNCYFTNNTMYDIYTSVSTGEPYVTLINTTFYNSTGFGAYGGSHWSIYNSSFVNLKNTITFGSSYSIIIDGCLFNNPMGLIISGSSLEGYNSTMSNSAVLNSLTLYSGLYYLDNNWWGNNSKPTILPYASYVPTVVLDKWIIMSLTTNNAPGLSQIINMAIKSTDGNTTYDYDVSKIPIPSEDKEFVFNVSNGTIMPDSGNASAQGMNATYSHNQYGNQTVNAVFNRSTVSLDIELYQFNTTTTIGLSNSTGRQGNVLILTADVVDSDSTNPVNVGEVEFFVGTRSIGKANVQNGRATLNWIVDEDKGDYEINVRYNGTESYVSSENNTMFSVTSINTTTILNISNSTPKYGDRINLTSNVTETASGNPVGGGIVNFLVDNVLIGTANVVNGLASLNWVVDQDIGQHNITSEYNGIGDYLNSSKEGSLEQVVYTGTEWFIYTYMTNTQIQYIMDNCVSGCNIIFTNGNYSKLFLTVSKPLNIKNNGVVNIVGDGTGTAFTIIGNNVSLSGLNIKNYTNGVLNKANTVTMAGNTFTSNVNGIVNYGNGSNVKINTANMFQSNKGSAIYNYGNNVVIKGQKLVNNKVGITNKGFNVDLVYNTISGGEYGILNYGKAADINYNKISSTSKAGVYNTGSSTKIGRNTLMNNYCGVDNRGSSSQISYNTVSGGTTGLMNKASSTRIYSNSIKSVKSYGVYNYGSSNKIYKNTISGTKKGYGIYSKGSKYTLIQSNTVYNFSYGVFSADYKDNIKSNVLRYNNAGLYLYKTSKYASVSSNKMYKNTAYGVYNKGSKTTLYKNQVTSNKKIGLATVKSVSNKKNTIRKNKVNIRYIK from the coding sequence GTGAAGATTAATAAAGCTATACTAATTACATTCATCTTCCTGTTTTTTCTTTCTTTGAACATGGTAAGTGCTGAAGATCTGGGCAATGGGTCCGCACCCAGCACTAAAGATATCTATGTATCAACAACAGGAAATGATACCTCCAATACCGGCGCAAGTGCAGATAGCCCTTACGCCACTATAGGGAAGGGAGTTTCTGATGCCAATGCATCAACCAATGCCACGATATACTTGGGCGAAGGTATATTCAAAGGCACAGGAAATACGCAAGTCGAAATAAATAAAGCCCACACGAGTCAAGGCGGGATCTTAACCATAATTGGGGCAGGTTATAACAAAACGTTTATTGACGGTGAAAGTATTGATTACATATTTGATATAAAGGCAGATTCCATAGTTAATTTAATAAACCTGACCATTATCAATGGTAAGTCAACCAATGGTGGGTCAATAACCAATGCAGGAATTTTAAATATTACTGATTGTATATTTGAAAACAATTATGCAACATCCAATGGTGGAGTTATAAGAAGCTCTGCAGGTAATATAACAATTTCAAATTCTAGATTCAATAACAACTCTGCAGGAAGTTATGGTGGAGTGATATATTCCAGTTCTACTTTATTTAATATCAATAATTCCAATTTCACAAACAACTACGCTACAGATTCTGGTGGAGCATTATATATCAATGGAATTTCCACCCGTCTCAGCAATGTATCTAATTCTCGATTTGAGAATAATTATGCTAAAGGCGGTTGGAGTTATGGTGGCTCCATATACATTGGATATGGATCATTAATAAATAACACAATTATTAATAGTACTTTGACAGGTTCTAATAGTCAGGGCGGAGCGGTTTACCTATCATGGGGAGATAACTATCTTGCAAATAATACCATGATAAACTGTTCAGCAGCTACGGGCAGATACATTTACGCCGGTGGTTATGTTAATGCATATATAACCTTTGCAGACTTATATGTTAACAAACCTACAGCTACCGTAACTGCAACAGTAACTGATGATATGGGCAACCCCATATATGGTTATCAAATCTATTTCTATGCCAATGAAACACAACTTGGTAATGCAAATATCATTAATGGTACTGCAACCTTAAAATTCACCAAGTTGATGGATAATGGTTTATACAACTTAACCGGAACATCTTCCATCTTTGGAAACAACCAGCCAAACATCCAGAATGGAACCTTAGAAGTAGATATCGACCGAAGCCCGGTTACTTTCTATGTTTCACCAAATGGAAATGATGAGACTGGAGATGGATCAAAAATTAATCCATACTTAACCATGTATAAAGCCATAAATGAAGGATTTATAAGATCAATATATCCTACCATTTATCTCATGGATGGTACCTATTCTGGAGCTGGAAATAGTAATATAACCATATCTGATTTAGGTGTTTTAAGTATAATTGGAGAAAATTATGATAAAGCAATAATTGATGGAGAATTAACTAACTGGATATTCAAATTTGGCTCGTACACCCAGGCCAACTTAGAGAATCTGACTATAAAAAATGCAAAATCAGACGTTTCTAGTTATAGTCCTGTTCTAAGGACAACTGGATCGGTGAATATAAAAGACTGTATATTTGAAAATAATTATTCTACAATATCTAGTCCAATAATATACGTGGATTCTGCTGCTGAAGTAAACAACACGGTTAAAAATTTAATATTTAGAAATAATATAGTAACCGGAAGTTATTATGCGTCATTCTACATCCGTAAAGGTACCATTGACAACAGTTCTTTTATAAACAATACTAATATTGGATCTTCCTCAGGAGCAAAAAACGGTGCAGCAGTTAGTAGTCAGGCTATAACCATAACCAACTCAGAATTTATTAATAACACTAATTTGGGCACTGTTGGTGAATCAACTATAACTGGTGGGGCCGTAAAGGTCAATGGCAATTTTGTAAGTATCAACAACACCTACCTTTACAATTACGCTGCAGGATATGGTGGTGCTGTACTAGCTCAAAGTTTAACTAGTATAAATGACACATTCATTGGAAATAATGCTACATATGGTGGGGCTTTTTATTCCTATGGAAATATAACTGGGTCTATTTTTGCCAACAACTCTGCAACAACCTACGGCGGGGCAATATATGCCAACAGTAATATAAATCTCCATAACTGTTCATTTACAAACAATGCGGCTGGAACTAATGGAAATGATGTATATCTTAGCAGCTCAACCTATGATGTGGGTAAGATAGGTTCTGGTAATTTAACCTTTGAATCACTCAATTCAACTATAATATCAAATATTTTAAAAGCATATTTGAGAGACAGTGAAGGTAACATCATAAGTGGAGGTAACGTCTCATTTTATGTGGGTGGAAAATATATTGGTGTAGCTGAACTGATTAATGGCCTTGCACAAATAAATTGTATAGGTTTTGACAATGGAATCTACGATATAACTGGTAATTATTCCCAGGCGGATAATTTAACTGTACAGGGTGCTGTTTTAAATATTTCAGCAGAAATATTGGACAACTTGGATCTTTATATTTCCCCAACCGGAAGTGATGATACTGGAAATGGTACTGAAAGCAATCCTTATGCAACCATAAACAAGGCATTAATAGAAGGATTGGAGAAAACTCAAAACTTGTTTATCCATCTTTTAGCTGGAACTTACAAAGGGCCAGGAATCTTTAATTTAACATTACCTAATGCAGTGAATTTAACCATCACCGGTGCAAGTACAAATCAAACCTTCCTTGATGGTGAAAATGTAAACTGGTTATTCCGAATAATTCAAGGATTCGGGGTAACTAAACTGAACAATTTAACAATTACTAATTCTTTAGCACCGACCACTGTTGGCCCAACTGGAGGAGACGGCATTATTCAAAATTATGGTAATATGCTAATTGAAAATTGTGCATTTGTCAATAACATCCGTACATCTATTGTGAATGAAAGAAGTGGTAATTTAACAATTAAAAATACATATTTCTACAACAATACCGGTGCATATAATGCTGGAGCAGTGGCTAACTTTGGAAATGCCGTTATTGACAACTGTCTTTTTGTAGCAAATGCATGTACAAATTATGGATCTGCCATATTCAATGCATATAACCTGCAAAATAATGCAACACTACTTGTGATGGATACCATAATCAGAGATACCATAACCACGCACTCTCGAGGCGCAGCAGTATATTTAGGAAGTAATTCCACATTTAAAAACTGTTATTTTACCAACAACACCATGTATGATATATACACCAGTGTGTCAACTGGTGAGCCCTATGTAACCTTAATCAACACCACATTCTATAACAGTACTGGTTTTGGAGCATATGGTGGATCCCATTGGAGTATATACAACTCATCATTTGTTAACTTGAAAAATACCATTACCTTTGGGTCAAGTTATAGTATAATAATTGATGGTTGTTTATTCAATAACCCAATGGGTCTTATAATCTCCGGTAGTTCTCTTGAAGGTTACAATTCTACAATGTCCAACTCTGCAGTCCTGAACTCATTGACCTTGTACAGTGGACTGTATTATCTGGATAACAACTGGTGGGGTAACAACAGCAAACCTACAATATTGCCTTACGCATCATATGTGCCGACGGTTGTGTTGGATAAATGGATAATAATGAGTTTAACCACGAATAATGCACCAGGTTTAAGTCAAATCATCAACATGGCTATTAAATCCACAGATGGTAATACTACCTACGATTACGACGTAAGTAAAATACCAATACCCTCTGAAGATAAAGAATTTGTCTTTAATGTTTCTAATGGAACTATTATGCCAGATTCAGGTAATGCAAGTGCTCAAGGAATGAATGCAACTTACAGTCACAACCAATATGGAAACCAGACTGTAAATGCAGTTTTCAACAGATCAACAGTATCTTTAGATATTGAATTATACCAGTTTAACACAACCACCACTATTGGTTTGTCTAATTCTACTGGTAGGCAGGGTAATGTGCTTATTTTAACTGCGGATGTGGTTGATTCAGATAGCACCAATCCGGTGAATGTTGGTGAAGTTGAATTCTTTGTTGGAACTCGTTCTATTGGAAAAGCTAATGTTCAAAATGGTAGAGCTACTTTAAATTGGATAGTAGATGAAGATAAAGGTGATTACGAAATCAATGTACGTTATAATGGAACCGAGAGCTATGTTTCATCTGAAAACAACACCATGTTTAGTGTGACTTCTATTAACACAACTACAATTCTTAACATATCTAACTCCACTCCAAAATACGGTGACCGTATTAATTTAACCAGTAATGTCACTGAAACAGCTAGTGGTAACCCTGTGGGTGGAGGAATCGTCAACTTTTTAGTAGATAATGTGTTAATCGGAACAGCAAATGTGGTAAATGGACTTGCTTCACTAAACTGGGTAGTAGATCAAGATATTGGTCAACATAACATCACTTCGGAGTACAATGGAATTGGGGACTATTTAAACTCTAGTAAAGAAGGATCACTGGAACAAGTAGTGTACACTGGCACAGAATGGTTCATATACACCTATATGACTAATACTCAGATTCAATATATTATGGATAACTGTGTATCTGGTTGTAATATAATATTCACTAATGGAAACTACAGTAAATTGTTTTTAACTGTATCTAAACCATTGAATATTAAAAATAATGGTGTAGTGAATATTGTGGGTGATGGAACTGGCACAGCATTCACCATAATTGGTAATAATGTTAGTCTAAGTGGTTTAAATATCAAAAACTACACTAATGGTGTCTTGAATAAAGCTAACACTGTAACTATGGCTGGTAACACTTTCACCAGTAATGTGAATGGTATTGTTAACTATGGTAATGGATCCAATGTCAAGATAAACACGGCAAATATGTTCCAATCCAACAAAGGAAGCGCTATTTACAACTACGGAAACAATGTAGTTATAAAAGGACAAAAACTGGTGAATAATAAGGTAGGAATCACTAATAAAGGATTCAATGTGGACTTGGTATATAACACGATTTCTGGTGGAGAATATGGTATTTTAAACTATGGAAAAGCTGCAGATATTAATTATAATAAAATATCAAGCACTTCCAAAGCAGGAGTTTATAATACTGGCTCTTCTACTAAGATAGGGCGCAATACGTTGATGAATAATTATTGTGGTGTGGATAATCGTGGATCCAGTTCACAGATATCCTACAACACAGTAAGTGGTGGAACTACTGGTTTAATGAATAAAGCAAGCAGCACCCGTATTTACAGTAACTCTATAAAATCAGTTAAATCATATGGTGTCTATAATTACGGATCCAGCAATAAGATCTATAAAAACACCATATCTGGTACTAAAAAGGGTTATGGTATCTACTCCAAAGGATCAAAATATACTCTGATCCAGTCAAATACTGTTTACAACTTCTCTTACGGAGTATTCAGTGCTGACTACAAAGATAATATAAAGTCCAATGTTTTAAGATACAATAATGCTGGTTTATACTTGTATAAAACCTCTAAATACGCATCAGTATCCTCTAATAAAATGTATAAGAATACTGCTTATGGTGTGTATAATAAAGGATCTAAAACAACACTTTATAAAAACCAGGTGACTTCCAATAAGAAAATCGGCCTTGCCACTGTAAAAAGTGTTAGCAATAAGAAAAACACTATAAGGAAAAATAAAGTCAACATACGATACATCAAATAG